A single window of Gossypium arboreum isolate Shixiya-1 chromosome 13, ASM2569848v2, whole genome shotgun sequence DNA harbors:
- the LOC108462227 gene encoding cytochrome P450 CYP749A22-like: protein MGNLLIFFIASLGLCLFVALLYVLYNYWWVPHRVQFIMSSQGIRGPPYEFIHGNNKQILQMQKEAYSKPMALTHDIFPRVLPHVYSYIKKYGKNYLSWNGVQAQLVITDPELQGDSLVTSESEKRARQRKLANYAFHGESLKNMIPAIIASVETMLEKWKGKEGKEMEVFQEFRLLTSEMISRTAFSSSYLEGEKIFDMLMKLSAITGRNMYKAKILFIGKFWEPADEIESDKLAKMIHDSVMKIVKQKEEKVMTREADNFGRDFLGLLLNAYHDPNEKNRLSIQYVVDWQDKARAEVIEVFGNQNPNSQGIAKLKIITMIINETLRLYPPVHGVRGLLKGLPKLPTTMQLHFYPLDWDLHLVLE, encoded by the exons ATGGGAAATCTTCTAATCTTTTTTATAGCTTCTTTGGGCCTCTGCCTCTTCGTAGCTTTGCTCTATGTTTTGTACAACTATTGGTGGGTACCTCATCGTGTACAGTTCATCATGAGTTCACAGGGGATCAGAGGACCTCCTTATGAATTTATCcatggaaacaacaaacaaattCTTCAAATGCAGAAGGAAGCATATAGCAAACCTATGGCCTTGACGCACGATATATTTCCCAGAGTGTTGCCTCATGTTTACTCCTACATCAAGAAATACG GGAAGAATTATCTTAGTTGGAATGGAGTTCAAGCTCAACTGGTAATAACAGACCCAGAACTACAAGGTGACAGCCTTGTTACAAGCGAAAGTGAGAAACGGGCAAGGCAAAGGAAATTGGCCAATTATGCCTTCCATGGGGAGAGCTTAAAA AATATGATTCCAGCAATAATTGCTAGCGTTGAAACGATGCTTGAGAAATGGAAAGGTAAGGAAGGCAAAGAGATGGAAGTGTTCCAAGAGTTCAGATTATTGACTTCAGAAATGATATCCAGAACAGCCTTTAGTAGCAGTTACTTAGAAGGAGAGAAGATTTTTGACATGTTGATGAAGTTGTCCGCAATTACAGGCAGAAATATGTATAAAGCAAAGATTCTATTCATCGG CAAGTTTTGGGAACCTGCTGATGAAATTGAATCAGATAAACTTGCGAAAATGATACATGATTCTGTGATGAAGATTGTTAAACAAAAGGAAGAGAAAGTAATGACCAGAGAAGCTGACAACTTCGGCCGTGATTTTTTGGGATTACTTTTAAATGCCTATCATGATCCGAACGAGAAAAACAGGCTTTCGATACAATATGTGGTAG ATTGGCAAGACAAAGCAAGAGCAGAGGTGATTGAGGTCTTTGGTAATCAAAACCCAAATTCTCAAGGGATCGCCAAATTAAAGATC ATTACCATGATTATTAATGAAACTTTACGGCTCTATCCTCCTGTACATGGCGTG AGAGGTTTGCTGAAGGGATTGCCAAAGCTACCTACAACAATGCAGCTGCATTTCTACCCTTTGGATTGGGACCTCCATCTTGTGTTGGAATGA